Genomic segment of Ranitomeya imitator isolate aRanImi1 chromosome 6, aRanImi1.pri, whole genome shotgun sequence:
gaccaaatactgctagtatgacggcagcctaattctaaccctaaccctagtcctaaccctagccctaacccctgccctaaccctagttctaaccctaaccctagtggaaaaataaaagtaaatatattttcttcattttattattgttcctacctatgggggtgataaaggtaggggttcatttactatttttttttattttgatcactgtgataggttttatcacagtgatcaaaatgtacctggaacgaatctgccggccggcagattcggcgggtgcactgcgcatgcgcccaccattttggaagatggcggcgcccatggagcagacggacggacactgggaggctcGTAAGTATGAGggggacatcggagcacggggggagcggacaggagaacgggggagcggagcacaggacggaggactggggaggcgaTCAGTGGGGGGGGGCAGATTAGGGTTTCCAGCTatgaccgatgatattgcagcatcggccattgctggattgtaatatttcaccagttttcataggtgaaatattgcaaatcgctctgattggctgtttcactttcaacagccaatcagagcgatcgtagccctgcagatcggttgaaattgaagttaaccctttcactcgatctgcagggacgcgatccctccatgacgccacataggcatcacaggtcggattggcaccgactttcatgatgcctacgtggcgtcacaggtcgggaaggggttaatattagtgatgagcgagtatacttgttgctcgggtggtctccgagtatttgttagtgcttggagatttagttttgttgatgcggctgcatgatttacagctgctagccagcctgagtacatgtgggggttgcctggttgctagggaatccccacatgtaattaggctgtctaacagtcgcaaataatgcagctgctgtgactaaaactaaatctccgagcactaacaaatactcggagatcacccgagcaacgagtatactcgctcatcactaattactcgctcatcactaattaatataCATATGTTACCGCTAGCTTCTCACCTAATGAGATTTGTCTCTGTTGGTTGGTGTTAATCATTAGGTTACTGGGCTTCCGTGCATGTTATGTCTTTCATTTCCTGCATAATCCCTGGACAGCCCCTTCATTTGGACGCAAATAAAAGCCCTGTTCAGACAATGCCCTAACATCGTGATTTTATTTTTACCTTATGATATATATGGGTTTTGTTGTAAATACAGTTTCTTGAGATATTTTCTTCATTTTTCCATTGGGGCCATATCTACTGTTCGGATATAGTATCCTACATGCATTGCCCGCCCTCACACACCCTTTCCCCCTTTTCTCTGTTCAATTTAGTTTTCTCCTCTGAGCACAGCCCTATAGACTGATTGAAATACAATTTGGAAGATATCTGTCTGCTTGCACCACATGTTCCATTTGTCCTTTCCTTTTCCTGTTTGCTATATATGCATCTCATTCGGACACCTTTATTGTCAGGACTAACTGCGTTATAGTTTGAAACGCGTAACTCTTGTCCTTTTATCCTCCCCCCTCGTCCTATGTCTTCCTACCCTTCTCCCTtcaattttgtatgtttttttttctttaatttttaataTTCCCCATTAAAAGTCATGTTTTAATTCCACACTATCAAGCGGTTGCTGGAACCCTCTCGTTTTTACTGTCCTAATCCAGTCCACCTTGACTAAAACCCTAGCTGTAGAAGAGAAGCTCCAAAGCACATGCTTCCTCCACCATGCCTCACCGTGGGGATGGTGATTATATAGTGATGCATGGTGAGACATGACACAAACCAAACCTTTTAGAATAGAAAGTTCCAGGGCTGTGCTGTTCCGCTCGGTATGCTGTTTACATCTGGCTGCTGCCAGAGCTGGTAGCAGCAGATTGAGGGTGGTGGTGCGGAGTGTTGGATCCCcagtgatctgatattgatgacttttaCTAAGGATAAGTCATTAGAAATACTAAAGGAAAAATAAAATGGTTCCTCTGCCCTGTTGGTGAAAATTCACAGTAATGATCCAGGAGACTCAATAACTTAAATGCTTTTTATGATCTACATTTCAAAGTCCACCACCTTCATCAGGCTGTAACAACAATGCAAGGAGGAGCGCACGCGTTCAGATTGATAGATTGATCTCTCCCGACTGTAAGAAGCTTCACTCCATTGTGGTGGCGTCTATATGGAGAAAAATGTCCCCACTGCATGGACTGGAATACATTCTGGGAGTGGTAGTGCTTCTCACGGCTCCCTGGACTAGACAGGGCAAAACTAGTTTGTACCACCTTCCAGGAAGTGTCCGCCCTGAGCGTGGAGGCTTCTCCCACTGTTTCAATGGCAGCCTCTTGAGGGGGGGGACTGAATATGTAACGTTCATATGCACACAtcagccagtagatggcagcagcgTGTACCGCACAATTCACATTAATCAGTCCGCAGTGTGCGCACATACACTGCATTATGGATATTACTGCAAGCTCCCTGCCTtggtgtaatccttgacactgagctctccttcaaaccacatatccaagcactttccacttcctgccttcaaatcaaaaatatttcccggatccgtacatttgtCAACGAAGAATCtataaaaaccctagtccatgccctcatcgtctcccgccttgactactgcaacctcctgctctgtggcctcccctctaacactctcacacccctccaatatattctaaactctgctgcccgactaatctacctgtccccccgctattccccggcctctcccctctgtcaatcccttcactggctccccattacccaaagactccagttcaaaaccctaaccatgacgtacaaagccatccacaacctgtctcctccatacatctgtgaccgcgtctcccggtacttacctgcacgcaacctccgatcctcacaagatctccttctctactcccctcttatctcctcttcccacaatcgtatacaagatttctcttgcgtatcacccctactctggaactctctaccacaacatatcagactctcgcctaccatcgaaaccttcaaaaagaacctcaaGACCTAACTCTTCcaataagcctacaacctgcagtaaccaccactcaactaaactgctgcacgaccagctctatcctcacctactgtatcctcacccatcccttgtagattgtgagccctcgcgggcagggtcctctctcctcatgtaccagtcagacttgtattgattaagattattgtacttgttttttatgtaTATACCTTCTCACATGTTAtatgccatggaattaatggcgctataataattataattatacaTCTCCTGACTGCGCCCACAGTAATTCTGGCACATTGGAACAGATCTACTGACATGACAACTGTTTCACTCAGCAGTAGTACAGTGGGTAGCAGGATTCCACACTGGACAATAATGAACATTATTAGAATTGATTGTTTATTCTGTCTTCACCCCCAAGTAAACGACTCTTTAGTCAATTAATAATAGTTTTGCTACTTTGCAATTTGTATGGGATTTTTTCTTCAATATTTGTTATATTTAGATATATTTAGGTTATATTTTTCAAAAATAACATGCATTTTatttttggcagatgactgtatCTGGAGCTCCGAGGGACATCTGATATCTTTAGAATTTAAAGCAGATAATTCTAGTATCACACAAGATACATGTACACAGCATTCTGACATCTTGGATATACCCCCAGCTGTTGACAGCAGAGATCGATCATCGGATGATTTTAATGAAGAAATATCTCCTACTCCATCAAAGATTGTTAAGCAAAATAAAAGTCAGAGAAGAAATGCTGAAGATAAAAGCCCTCCTACAAggaagaagccatattcatgttcagaatgtgggaaatgtttttcacgTATATCACTTCTTAGTAATCACACAAGAATTCATACagtagagaagccattttcatgttcagaatgtgagaagtgTTTTTCTCGTAAAGATACTCTTGTTCGACATCAAATCCTTCACACAGGACAGAaactattttcatgttcagaatgtgggaaatgttttgcacgtaaaATACATCTTACTtatcatgagagaattcacacaggagagaagccatattcatgttcagaatgtgggaaatgttttgcgcaGAAAAGTCGTCTTAAGCAGCACAAcacaattcacacaggagagaagccatattcatgttcagaatgtgggaaatgtttttcactGAAATCATATCTTAATGCTCACGAAAgatttcacacaggagagaagccattttcatgttcagaatgtggaaaatgttttgcaaaTAAATCACATCTTAATCGTcacaagagaattcacacaggagagaagccattttcatgttcagaatgtgggaaatgttttacagaaaaaTCACAGCTTACTTGTCATGAGaaaattcatacaggagagaagccattttcatgttcagaatgtgggaaatgtttttctctTAAAAGAACTCTTATTCAACATCAACGGCTTCACACAGGAAAGAAAccattttcgtgttcagaatgtgggaaatgttttactcttAAATCTAATCTTAATCAACATCAAAgacttcacacaggagagaagctatattcatgttcagaatgcagcaaatatttttttaataaatcaaaACTTAGTagtcatgagagaattcacacaggagagaagccatattcatgttcagaatgtgggaaatgttttacttatAAATCAGCTCTTAATTCGCATGAgagatatcacacaggagagaagccattttcatgttcagaatgtgggaaatgttttacttatAAATCAGCTCTTAATTCGCATGAgagatatcacacaggagagaagccatattcgtgCTTAGATTGTGGGAAATGCTATTCGCAGAAATTTCTTCTTGTTattcatgagagaattcacacaggaaagaagccatttacatgttcagaatgtgggaaatgttattatcaGAAATTATCACTCACTCAACATCAAAGACTTCACACAGGAGTGAAGTCTtattcatgtacagaatgtgggaaatatttttctCAAAAATCACATCTTTGTAGTCAtaagagaattcatacaggagagaagccatattcatgttcagaatgtgagaaaagtTTTGCAGTGAAATCATCTCTTAAAAGTCATGAGaaaattcatacaggagagaagccattttcatgttcagaatgtgggcaaCGTTTTGCATGGAAATCACAGCTTAATTGTCACGGGaaaattcatacaggagagaagccatattcatgttcagaatgtgggaaatgttttgcacagaaATCACATCTTAATAGTCATGAGAacattcatacaggagagaagccatattcatgttcagaatgtgggaaatgttttgcatcgAAAATACAGCTTAATCGTCACAACacagttcacacaggagagaagccatattcatgttcagaatgtgggaaatgttttgcactgaAATCACAGCTTACTTGTCACGAGaaaattcatacaggagagaagccatattcatgttcagaatgtgggaaatgttttgcactgaAATCACAGCTTACTTGTCACGAGAAAATTCATATAGgagagaagccttattcatgttcaaaatgtgggaaatgttttgcactgaAAGCACATGTTAATAGGCACGAGAAAATTCATACAGcaaagaagccatattcatgttcagaatgtgggaaatgttttgcacgtaaatcacATCTTAGTAGTCACAAGACCATGGAGTTACACTGACAGCTTGGTGCAAGAAAAGGGTCTGGGCCCCCTCTTTTAATGGCTATAAATCTACAAATATAAAACataaaaacttccttctcaccccctaCTGGAGTTGGTCTTTGTTGTCATTTCTCATTCTACCggggaggcctgggagtttgagggttctacgcaggatcttaggctactttcacactagcgtcgtttaggggaaaaaacgcatcctgcaaagttgtttgcaggatgcgtttttgccccatagagtaacattaccgacgcattgcgacgtattgacacacgtcgcaaccgtcgtgcgatggttgcgccgtgttgtggcggaccgcagggagcaaaaaacgttaaatgtaacgttttttgctgccgacggaccgctttttccgaccgcacatgcgcggccggaactccgcccccacctccctgcacctcacaatggggcagcggatgcgccggaaaaatgtatccgctgcctccgttgtgcagcgcatcaaacgctagcgtcggaatctcggcccgacgcactgtgacgggccgaatccgacgctagtgtgaaagtagcctaggtgTTCCCAGCATTgctcttttctggacagagagctcagatgttgttcctgggatctgttgtaaccATTCTTCCAACTTGGGTGTCACTGCtctaagtgctcctatcaccactggaatcactgctgccttcaccttccacatctccagttctcctttgaggccctggaacTTCTCCAGCTTCTCATGCTACTTCTTTCTAATGCTGCTGTCATTTGGCACTGCCacgtctattatcattgctgtcttctgatccttgtctgttatcacaatgtctggttggttagccaacacctccttattcgtctggatcttgaagtcccacaggatttttgcCCTTTCATTCTCCAGCACATTCTCTGGtatctcccacctggacttagggggacttagccaATATGCTGTGCAgaagttcctgtatacaattcccgctacttggttgtgtcgttcggtatacgctgttcctgcttgcattttgcatatctattgtggagacacagcattgtatcttaattaaccggaTGACTTTTTTGCAAACCAAGAtgaatagactgttatctgtacgttgacttttgaatttgtgttggtcaagaaaacagacttttgcttgtgtaagcctgtaatattgaaatttcatataacatattgtgatcttatccttgatgactagtgatgtttactgatatgctaattatgcattgtgtaagCCAGATAGTTTGGTGACTTAAAAAACAGagcaggaaaaactatgcaaatagattaaataatcaagtaatgctacttgatctcatctctattcttaccctttatgtaaatactgaatgaaggacacttgttaagtataaaaaaGAGGTTACATGCCTCTATAGAGCGAGACAGCCAGAGATTTTGCTAAGACATCCAGGGGACTCTACAGGACTGCAGGTAATGCataatggctccatcacgagggacacagattcatTATTCTACAGGATTTCCGGCTTAGGGGACTTCAGCCCCAGCCggcagaatacagatctgctccattgaccatcacaaaTCCATGGATacttttggagaaagccaggattgggacctgccAGGTTGTGACTCGGGTCAAACGGCCTTATACCTCAATGAActatcatcttcctaagcttgttgttgcctcctctgtgtgtgtgtgtgtgtgccacacaTGCGATAatcgaccctggaagatgaagccaggttgtgaccctccggttaaCTGaatttgtacctgaatggactgtcatcttccaacgcttctcgttacctcctctctgtgggtgtgtgccacaggtggggtagtcgatcctggaagctctgaagtaacagctgccatccCGGCGAGTTAGCGGAAGGGTCAGattctaatgtgcaccatcttgggataTCTTGCTGGGGGTGTTgtacgtgttatctgcctgttttgtggttcagtaaagcattgccacactgttttcacTAACTGTGTTGTCTAAGTAGCATTATGCTCACGTTAAAGAGAGTGGGTGTGCAGTGGGAcgagatccctggtccatgcgattCCGGCTAGCTGactgtcttaggctagtttcacactggcgtttacctgatctgcggcgggctgcggacttcctctgtgaagccctgccctcggccgcacctccgctgctagctccgcctacatctgcatgcggcccgcgtacctatatttaacattgggtacgcaggtcgtgcggctgtatgcagatggtgccgcatgcatcgttttgacgatgcggcgaccagcgtaggacgcagcctgtagcatttttttccgCATCAAAATGACGCATTCGGCACAATCcgtatacagccgcacgacctgcgtacctaatgttaaatataggtatgcggggcttcacggaggaagtctgcagcccgccgcagatcaggtaaacgctagtgtgaaactagccttacaaacTCAAATTTTTTAAACCTACAGCTCGCTCACTAACATGCAAGTTAGGCACAACTGAGAACAGTTTTTGTGGTAAAACAAAGTATTTtaatcatatacaggtccttctcaaaaaattagcatatagtgttaaatttcattatttaccataatgtaatgattacaattaaactttcatatattatagattcattatccaccaactgaaatttgtcaggtcttttattgttttaatactgatgatttggcatacaactcctgataacccaaaaaacctgtctcaataaattagcatatttcacccatccaatcaaataaaagtgttttttaataacaaacaaaaaaaccaacaaataataatgttcagttatgcactcaatacttggtcgggaatcctttggcagaaatgactgcttcaatgcggcgtggcatggaggcaatcagcctgtgacactgctgagatgttatggaggcccaggatgcttcaatagcggccttaagctcatccagagtgttgggtcttgcgtctctcaactttctcttcacaatatcccacagattctctatggggttcaggtcaggagagttggcaggccaattgagcacagtaataccatggtcagtaaaccatttaccagtggttttggcactgtgagcaggtgccaggtcgtgctgaaaaatgaaatcttcatctccataaagcatttcagccgatggaagcatgaagtgctccaaaatctcctgatagctagctgcattgaccctgcccttgatgaaacacagtggaccaacaccagcagctgacatggcaccccacaccatcactgactgtcggtacttgacactggacttcaggcattttggcatttccttctccccagtcttcctccagactctggcaccttgatttccgaatgacatgcaaaatttgctttcatcagaaaaaagtacttgggaccacttagcaacagtccagtgctgcttctctgtagctcaaaagtggctttacctggggaatgcggcacctgtagcccatttcctgcacacgcctgtgcacggtggctctggatgtttccacaccagactcagtccactgcgtcctcaggttccccaaggtctggaatcggtccttctccacaatcttcctcagggtccggtctcctcttctcgttgttcagcgttttctgccacattgtttccttccaacagacttaccattgaggtgccttgatacagcactctgggaacagcctatttgttgagaaatttctttctgggtcttaccctcttgcttgagggtgtcaatgatggccttcttgacatctgtcaggtcgctagtcttacccatgatgggggttttgagtaatgaaccaggcagggagtttataaaagcctcaggtatcttttgcatgtgtttagagttaattagttgattcagaagattagggtaataggtcgtttagagaaccttttcttgatatgctaatttattgagacaggttttttgggttatcaggagttgtatgccaaaatcatcagtattaaaacaataaaagacctgacaaatttcagttggtggataatgaatctataatatatgaaagtttaattgtaatcattacattatgggaaataatgacatttaacactatatgctaattttttgagaaggacctgtaatagcAATTTTAAGCATGAATTAAAGGATATACAGTGACTATCAGAGTCCTGTCATAAACATACAACAAATTACATAGGAATGAATAAGCATCAATACATCACCGGACATTGTAGCATCACTCCTCAATCGGAGGGACCTCGATTCAGTGAAGAGGAAAATTCCGAGAAAACATCAAGACGGCCGGCACGTCTGCTTCACCTGTCTGAAGAAAGTCCCTACCTCACTGAATCATTCCCATTCTTTTATATTCTTATCTGACTATATCCGCTTCTGCGCAGTACATTCTACAAAATCATCGTTATATAATTCATCACGCACTGTCATGCGCAATGAAGACTTCCAGAACCTTCTAACGCGTGATTTccttttaggctgccatcacactaacagtatttggtcagtattttacatcagtatttgtaagccaaaaccaggagtggaacaattagaggaaaagtataatagaaacatatgcaccacttctgcatttatcacccactcctggttttggctgagaaatactgatgtaaaatactgaccaaatactgctagtgtgatggcagccttaaggtCATGCGCAGTTAGTTGTTTTTCTGAGGGTCTTTTTTCAAGGTTATTATACTCCCGTTTTGTACAACTAGACTATTCTTCTGCAGCCATATTTTGTCTGATAATAACCTTATACTCATACTCTAAAGCAAGAAACCATATTGATCACTATATATGTCTGGATACCTACCTATTTAATCCATACAATCAATCTTGACCCCTTTGTATCACACGGACCTGGATGCCCTCCGTTCCCGTGTCGCCACATGTATATAGCCATACACACAtatcttacatagtctcctttaataTGTATATTGATATCTCTTATTAAACAGTgaactctcttgttatgtacatcaccgtcccttacatattggatataTTTGTATCACATTGGGTCCTTGATCAATTGGTTTGTTGCTGTAGGTCACCATGAATACTGTTGTCTTCCTATAAAACATTTTAAAGGCTATGAAACAATTCCACACAGATAATAGAATTATTAAAATAGCCATTACCAATACTGGATAAATTAACCAATTCAACATTTGCTCTGCAGAAGAATTTCTCACataaatatcaatattttatataAGAAGTCATCACATTTGATTTTGAAAcacttcatttttttcacaaagcaTTTATCACAACACATGATTATCTTAATATATATTAAAACAATAAGCAACATAACTTGAAAAGCGCCTTATAAAATTCCCACTAACCATCCCCGATACCTTGGAACCAATtagtaggatttaaaaaaaaaaagtattggatCACCAACAATCTCTATTCTCATTATTATCGCTTTGGTATTTTCCTCTTGGTCGTTGTATATTAGCCAATTTGACTTGTAAATGTAATTGTCCTTGAGGGTCTATGTAATGACAGGGTAATTCCATGTCAAGTGGACCAGTGGTCCCCACTCGacctccgattttgctgaaaatttataaggatgtacatgtatgtttgaaaagaggttctgtaaatttttagggccagatctcaaatacattgggcactgttgacctttcactggaggttccaccaagcctgcggcttcatctaagtggattttgcaaactttggcacatagccattagagttctatactggctatgatgctgaaatttggcatactagctcaacttttgGTGCTAAATGcgataaaattattaccggctatgacaaaacaatatttcggccgcaattttgtgtcaaagtagcttgaaaaacgcgttgcataaaatttatgccaaactttgcccatatataactcaagaccaaaaccaatagtaactggtgctttgccctgtacaccAAACATACATGACcttgcattgctgcaatatcacggtcaaagcttatgtatttgtggaaatattcacacccagATATGATGAAAAATTTAAAAAACCCGAATTTTACCTATATttaggtcaaatttctcaaaaagggtacccctaaaatatattctgatatcattagaaagagcacatttttctctacaaggatcattgtttgtttttttggagtctctcagtttaagaaatgaaaaatgccactgaacatggtgttatttattaatacgcaatgaatggtaactgcactattcaaacccttgcgttggtccatggtggttataccacaaccaattccctaagaattggtataatcctattaagaattgtaaaaatgctgtctttcgagaattggcagccccatcgcctaggagccatggccgatagccgtgcaaggcgagccttgggcggtctctttatcgcaggttccgaagcctgagggtgggtgtctttgcctaggatcccaagcctaatattgggtatcttttgttggttcccaagccataatgtgcagtctaagtggtctggaattgttgctgaatttgcaacataatcggttcagagaagctgtattgtcggcccattgctgttgcagctggtgctggaattattgcaatgattgactgctcgggaatccagcatgtatcatttctcacaggccagtgaaagaagctagctggtccgtgaggatgcataaaatttattaatgcatcatgctcgtcgactgaaatttcagaaatatttccaatccaccagttcctatcgtaaatgcaggcaatgtattgtcctggctggagatttgcaatTGGCACAAAAGGCATTTCTGATCTGACAGATCTATCTACATGGGCAATGAAAGATGATGGGTCGTTTGACACCTTTGAAATGCGAATCTTTTTGTCATCAATTGGCACAAACTGGTGATTTTCTCTT
This window contains:
- the LOC138641608 gene encoding zinc finger protein 420-like isoform X5; protein product: MEKEKRDERCTEDDPTDDCIWSSEGHLISLEFKADNSSITQDTCTQHSDILDIPPAVDSRDRSSDDFNEEISPTPSKIVKQNKSQRRNAEDKSPPTRKKPYSCSECGKCFSRISLLSNHTRIHTVEKPFSCSECEKCFSRKDTLVRHQILHTGQKLFSCSECGKCFARKIHLTYHERIHTGEKPYSCSECGKCFAQKSRLKQHNTIHTGEKPYSCSECGKCFSLKSYLNAHERFHTGEKPFSCSECGKCFANKSHLNRHKRIHTGEKPFSCSECGKCFTEKSQLTCHEKIHTGEKPFSCSECGKCFSLKRTLIQHQRLHTGKKPFSCSECGKCFTLKSNLNQHQRLHTGEKLYSCSECSKYFFNKSKLSSHERIHTGEKPYSCSECGKCFTYKSALNSHERYHTGEKPFSCSECGKCFTYKSALNSHERYHTGEKPYSCLDCGKCYSQKFLLVIHERIHTGKKPFTCSECGKCYYQKLSLTQHQRLHTGVKSYSCTECGKYFSQKSHLCSHKRIHTGEKPYSCSECEKSFAVKSSLKSHEKIHTGEKPFSCSECGQRFAWKSQLNCHGKIHTGEKPYSCSECGKCFAQKSHLNSHENIHTGEKPYSCSECGKCFASKIQLNRHNTVHTGEKPYSCSECGKCFALKSQLTCHEKIHTGEKPYSCSECGKCFALKSQLTCHEKIHIGEKPYSCSKCGKCFALKAHVNRHEKIHTAKKPYSCSECGKCFARKSHLSSHKTMELH
- the LOC138641608 gene encoding zinc finger protein 420-like isoform X3, whose protein sequence is MEKEKRDERCTEDDPTGNHPDDCIWSSEGHLISLEFKADNSSITQDTCTQHSDILDIPPAVDSRDRSSDDFNEEISPTPSKIVKQNKSQRRNAEDKSPPTRKKPYSCSECGKCFSRISLLSNHTRIHTVEKPFSCSECEKCFSRKDTLVRHQILHTGQKLFSCSECGKCFARKIHLTYHERIHTGEKPYSCSECGKCFAQKSRLKQHNTIHTGEKPYSCSECGKCFSLKSYLNAHERFHTGEKPFSCSECGKCFANKSHLNRHKRIHTGEKPFSCSECGKCFTEKSQLTCHEKIHTGEKPFSCSECGKCFSLKRTLIQHQRLHTGKKPFSCSECGKCFTLKSNLNQHQRLHTGEKLYSCSECSKYFFNKSKLSSHERIHTGEKPYSCSECGKCFTYKSALNSHERYHTGEKPFSCSECGKCFTYKSALNSHERYHTGEKPYSCLDCGKCYSQKFLLVIHERIHTGKKPFTCSECGKCYYQKLSLTQHQRLHTGVKSYSCTECGKYFSQKSHLCSHKRIHTGEKPYSCSECEKSFAVKSSLKSHEKIHTGEKPFSCSECGQRFAWKSQLNCHGKIHTGEKPYSCSECGKCFAQKSHLNSHENIHTGEKPYSCSECGKCFASKIQLNRHNTVHTGEKPYSCSECGKCFALKSQLTCHEKIHTGEKPYSCSECGKCFALKSQLTCHEKIHIGEKPYSCSKCGKCFALKAHVNRHEKIHTAKKPYSCSECGKCFARKSHLSSHKTMELH